In one Agathobacter rectalis ATCC 33656 genomic region, the following are encoded:
- a CDS encoding ABC transporter permease, with protein sequence MFGFVINKLKNRKWLNLCLLMGVALFIALFVCHPMFEKGAGNQILDRLFTDHATQQNEFPARMSREGTYAVADYPDSQSVLDKLSGYEKKWTEYVDINKVSSQQLITLSGGRADTEFGGPNNYFTIGYLPGLSEYADVVKSQTDTATFECSISEKTMDHYGLVAGEKIYLHVPDGSGKKEISFVISQICREKDINDPYWAKTLSDMGDVIFVSQDVFDEMMQYYSEDNISYSDFLMLDYRQINTENASLYDGYMEQFKDADKLYNDNIRDTLERFFTQQKTIKLMLWALELPCLVLLILFIRMISAQILSLEENDILVLRSRGATKLQVFILYLQQSGIIAFAGCVLGIVLGYIMCRAAASTDGFLRFTAKDISTYKFVWQMLVYAVAAAVIMVLFITVPVWKKSKDAISERSSRGRISKKKPLWEKCFIDVILLALSAYLLYNYNKQKSTLAISVLENRSIDPVMILDNSLFIFAAALLCVRLTGLIILLVDRLFKKHFSPAMYASFLQLKRTRYNQGFLAVFLIMTVAGGIFDANMARTMNSNMEKRIVYNVGCDAIYNEDFRLRIQKNKDGSVSWMYDEPDFGKYESLKNEGICDGVTRVLEDERVDISAGSGSVSDAYLMAINTKEFGETAKLQSDQNDDINDSHWFNYLNELAKEPDGVIISSNLAKDLGLKVGDSLNYSRYVPEAVDEDQIYASENVKVCAIVKGFPGYERYTYETDADKNVTEQEKYLIVANYATVVEKFGMTPYSVWMNLSKGKTVDDIYKNLTSAQQLIDENKNSATVQITNGMFTLSFILSLIVCSVGFLLYWVMTLKQRELQFGIYRAMGMRMREVKAMLLNEQIFLSFLPLLAGAGIGITATAMFVRLISIIYLPQKHNIGVNVYIYPSDMLELTGVLFVAVAVCYVVISRLLKSMKIAQALRLGEDS encoded by the coding sequence ATGTTTGGCTTCGTAATTAATAAATTAAAAAACAGAAAATGGTTAAATCTGTGTCTGCTTATGGGAGTGGCTTTGTTTATAGCACTTTTTGTGTGCCACCCTATGTTTGAAAAGGGTGCGGGAAATCAGATACTCGACAGACTTTTTACGGATCATGCCACACAGCAGAATGAGTTTCCAGCACGGATGAGCCGCGAGGGAACATATGCGGTGGCAGATTATCCTGATTCGCAGTCAGTGCTTGATAAGCTGTCAGGATACGAAAAGAAGTGGACTGAATATGTGGATATAAACAAGGTTTCCTCACAGCAGCTTATCACACTCTCAGGAGGACGCGCAGATACAGAGTTTGGAGGACCTAACAATTATTTTACAATAGGATATCTGCCGGGACTTTCGGAGTACGCGGATGTTGTAAAATCTCAGACTGACACAGCCACATTCGAATGCAGTATAAGCGAAAAGACAATGGATCACTACGGACTTGTAGCAGGTGAAAAAATCTATTTACATGTACCTGATGGCAGTGGGAAAAAGGAAATTTCTTTCGTCATATCACAGATCTGCCGTGAAAAAGATATAAACGATCCATATTGGGCCAAGACGCTTTCGGATATGGGCGATGTGATATTTGTTTCGCAGGATGTTTTTGACGAAATGATGCAGTATTACAGCGAGGACAATATCAGCTACAGTGATTTTCTCATGCTGGATTACAGGCAGATCAACACGGAAAATGCCTCACTTTATGACGGTTATATGGAGCAGTTTAAGGATGCTGACAAGCTCTACAATGACAACATCCGTGATACGCTGGAGCGCTTTTTTACACAGCAGAAGACGATAAAGCTGATGCTTTGGGCGTTGGAGCTGCCGTGTCTTGTGCTTTTGATTTTATTTATAAGAATGATATCTGCACAGATACTTTCGCTCGAGGAAAATGACATACTTGTTTTAAGAAGCCGCGGTGCGACAAAATTACAGGTATTTATTTTGTACCTACAGCAGTCGGGAATAATAGCGTTTGCGGGCTGTGTACTTGGAATAGTACTCGGATATATAATGTGCCGGGCTGCCGCATCTACAGACGGATTTTTAAGATTTACGGCAAAGGATATAAGCACTTACAAATTTGTATGGCAGATGCTTGTCTATGCGGTGGCAGCGGCAGTTATCATGGTGCTGTTTATCACAGTTCCGGTGTGGAAAAAATCAAAGGATGCCATATCAGAGCGCAGCAGTAGGGGACGAATATCAAAGAAAAAGCCTCTTTGGGAGAAATGCTTTATAGATGTTATACTTTTGGCTCTGTCAGCATATCTGCTTTACAATTACAACAAGCAGAAGAGTACGCTTGCGATATCTGTTCTTGAGAACAGGAGCATAGATCCTGTCATGATACTGGACAATTCGCTTTTTATATTTGCAGCGGCACTTTTGTGCGTAAGACTTACCGGACTTATTATTCTGCTTGTGGACAGGCTCTTTAAAAAGCATTTTTCTCCGGCAATGTATGCATCATTTTTACAGCTAAAACGAACCAGATACAATCAGGGATTTCTGGCAGTATTTCTTATCATGACAGTGGCTGGCGGTATTTTTGACGCGAATATGGCGCGCACCATGAACAGCAATATGGAAAAACGGATCGTCTACAATGTGGGTTGTGATGCGATATACAACGAAGATTTCAGACTCAGGATACAGAAGAATAAAGATGGCTCTGTAAGCTGGATGTATGACGAGCCTGATTTCGGTAAATACGAGTCGCTCAAAAATGAGGGCATCTGTGACGGGGTCACGCGTGTGCTTGAGGACGAGCGGGTAGACATTTCCGCAGGCAGTGGTTCGGTTTCGGATGCATATCTTATGGCGATAAACACAAAAGAATTCGGTGAGACTGCGAAATTGCAGAGTGACCAAAATGATGATATTAATGACTCTCACTGGTTCAATTACCTGAATGAGCTGGCAAAAGAGCCGGACGGAGTCATCATTTCGTCAAATCTGGCAAAAGATCTGGGACTTAAAGTTGGTGACAGCTTAAATTACTCAAGGTATGTACCGGAGGCTGTCGATGAAGATCAGATCTACGCATCCGAGAATGTAAAGGTATGTGCCATAGTAAAAGGTTTTCCGGGCTACGAGCGTTACACCTATGAGACAGATGCAGACAAAAATGTGACCGAGCAGGAGAAATACCTGATCGTTGCAAATTATGCTACGGTTGTGGAAAAGTTCGGCATGACACCGTACAGTGTGTGGATGAACCTGTCAAAGGGAAAAACGGTGGATGATATATACAAAAATTTAACATCCGCGCAGCAGCTTATAGACGAGAATAAAAACTCAGCCACAGTGCAGATCACAAACGGTATGTTTACATTAAGTTTTATACTTTCACTGATAGTGTGCTCAGTAGGATTTTTGCTGTATTGGGTTATGACACTAAAACAGAGGGAGCTGCAGTTTGGTATATACCGCGCAATGGGAATGAGAATGAGAGAGGTAAAAGCAATGCTTTTAAACGAGCAGATATTTTTATCATTTCTGCCGCTTCTTGCGGGAGCAGGCATAGGTATAACTGCAACAGCGATGTTTGTAAGGCTCATATCGATCATATATCTGCCGCAGAAACACAATATCGGAGTAAATGTATATATTTATCCATCTGATATGCTGGAGCTTACAGGAGTACTTTTCGTGGCTGTAGCCGTATGCTATGTGGTTATCAGCAGACTGCTTAAGAGTATGAAGATAGCACAGGCACTAAGGCTTGGAGAAGATAGTTAG
- a CDS encoding efflux RND transporter periplasmic adaptor subunit has translation MKNRNLLSIKKLAVLGICVSFVAGGCGKMTESSIPKLEEPVALNEAYRPVEYGTIGSIQVLMATAVPRDYCNYYSANVNISQIYVEPGDTVNAGDVLAVCDVDEAKKQLQECKDALVHENETYEISAQISDTQIKLWESQAADTDEFSTEQIEKKESTEDDYNTQIATEQENERYDKQLHEYRVQKINEQMALYQQIVDDGTLKAVHSGLVTYTKKLTDGRSAAAYENIVIVSDTDDLVLDIKGTAINEYKYSDYDKKYVIVDGEKYDVTESQYTSEVLVLSKINNRYPDVCVESREKPFLTAGQMYPVYFEKTKANQALVVGKDSIYKDGDTRYVYVKNDEGGREKRIITTGESDENYTQVTEGLKEGELVYYNSTDQVPTKYSKYTVTRSDFDIANYGVRYSRSDAGTITETCDYEGQIVSVNVKQDDTVEKGMLLYVVDTGEGKAAITEGKNAIDSENESYAQKIADYDKQIKDLSEGGSSAEENNRQDEKPDTAYDEQQLKLNLQLLNLQKKLACADHIYQLSRLQSAYDSISAGNDGKGNISVYAKNDGKVSKVSVKAGDNVEEGSDILQITGNSTDVLLVQVKDSNSYKVYKDNIADVGERVSLELDGTTIYGSCIGFAGYGREAQKGYINQDDKGVHITGNTDSGYGNAAFYIKLDNGIPDDLTRASAVKFSYVSFKKVVVVPTSIIHKQVNPMDKDDISYYVWKIDGDSVVKQPVILGDYTSGSNTLVLYGIDEGDEICLAS, from the coding sequence GTGAAGAACAGAAACCTTTTATCAATAAAAAAACTGGCAGTACTGGGGATATGTGTATCGTTTGTGGCAGGCGGCTGTGGAAAAATGACAGAAAGCAGCATACCAAAGCTTGAAGAACCTGTAGCGTTAAATGAAGCCTATAGACCTGTGGAATACGGTACGATCGGCTCCATACAGGTGCTGATGGCTACCGCAGTTCCTAGGGATTACTGCAATTACTACAGTGCCAATGTAAATATTTCACAGATATATGTGGAGCCGGGAGATACAGTAAATGCAGGGGATGTGCTTGCTGTCTGTGATGTGGATGAGGCAAAAAAACAGTTGCAGGAATGTAAGGATGCGCTGGTGCATGAGAATGAGACATATGAGATATCCGCTCAGATCTCGGATACGCAGATCAAATTATGGGAGAGTCAGGCTGCGGATACGGACGAATTTTCAACAGAACAGATTGAGAAAAAAGAGAGCACAGAAGATGATTACAATACGCAGATTGCCACAGAACAGGAAAATGAACGGTACGATAAGCAGCTTCACGAATACCGCGTGCAAAAGATCAATGAGCAGATGGCTTTATATCAGCAGATCGTTGATGATGGAACGCTTAAGGCAGTCCACAGCGGTCTTGTCACTTACACTAAGAAGCTGACAGATGGAAGGTCTGCTGCGGCATACGAGAATATAGTCATTGTCTCGGATACGGATGACCTTGTGCTGGATATAAAGGGCACAGCCATAAATGAGTACAAATACAGCGATTATGACAAGAAATATGTGATAGTCGATGGCGAAAAATATGATGTCACTGAGTCTCAATATACATCAGAGGTTTTGGTACTTTCAAAGATAAACAACCGATATCCGGATGTGTGCGTGGAAAGCAGGGAAAAGCCGTTTCTTACGGCAGGACAGATGTATCCGGTATATTTTGAAAAGACAAAAGCAAATCAGGCACTTGTCGTGGGAAAAGATTCCATCTATAAGGATGGCGATACCAGATATGTCTATGTGAAAAATGATGAGGGCGGCCGCGAGAAACGCATCATAACAACAGGTGAGTCTGATGAAAACTATACACAGGTCACAGAGGGCTTAAAAGAGGGGGAGCTGGTTTACTATAATTCTACAGATCAGGTTCCGACAAAGTATAGCAAATATACGGTAACAAGGTCTGACTTTGATATAGCAAACTACGGTGTGCGCTACAGCAGATCTGACGCAGGGACGATAACCGAAACCTGTGATTATGAAGGGCAGATCGTATCGGTCAATGTGAAGCAGGACGATACGGTAGAAAAGGGCATGCTGCTTTACGTGGTGGATACCGGAGAGGGCAAAGCTGCTATAACAGAGGGGAAAAATGCGATCGACTCGGAGAATGAATCCTATGCGCAGAAGATTGCTGATTACGATAAACAGATAAAAGATTTATCTGAAGGTGGTAGCAGCGCAGAAGAAAATAACCGGCAGGATGAAAAGCCGGATACAGCATATGATGAGCAGCAGTTGAAACTGAATTTACAATTATTGAATCTGCAGAAAAAACTTGCCTGTGCAGACCACATCTATCAGCTTTCCAGGCTACAGTCAGCATATGACAGCATAAGCGCAGGAAATGACGGCAAAGGAAATATTTCAGTATATGCCAAAAATGACGGAAAAGTTTCAAAGGTGAGTGTCAAGGCAGGAGATAATGTGGAGGAAGGCTCAGATATCCTGCAGATAACCGGAAATTCCACGGACGTACTGCTGGTTCAGGTAAAGGATAGCAATAGCTATAAAGTATATAAGGACAATATAGCAGATGTGGGAGAGCGCGTATCACTTGAGCTGGACGGTACAACGATCTACGGAAGCTGTATCGGTTTTGCCGGTTACGGCAGGGAAGCTCAAAAGGGATATATAAATCAGGATGATAAAGGTGTGCATATTACCGGAAACACAGATTCGGGATATGGAAATGCAGCATTTTATATAAAACTTGACAATGGAATACCGGATGATCTGACCAGGGCATCTGCTGTAAAGTTTTCTTATGTTTCTTTTAAAAAGGTGGTAGTGGTGCCGACTTCGATCATACACAAGCAGGTCAATCCTATGGACAAAGATGATATATCATACTATGTGTGGAAAATTGATGGGGACAGCGTGGTAAAGCAGCCGGTAATATTGGGCGATTATACATCAGGCAGCAATACACTTGTGCTTTACGGTATTGATGAGGGCGATGAAATATGTTTGGCTTCGTAA
- a CDS encoding accessory gene regulator B family protein — MIKKASTLIVEFWIKNAIIKTDDKESYCYGMELILSTLINVAFMVILSYYVIGYPIAFIPYIAVYTPLRLTAGGYHARSHLKCILYTQITFIVFVMSALALAKKNIWCLIVLYMVAVLTVLRLAPVEAENKPLTGEEKHKQQLNTWGFQTIILIVIVIAAIFGVLKNKIVLCVMAANISVAISLILAKIID, encoded by the coding sequence ATGATTAAGAAAGCAAGTACACTAATTGTTGAGTTTTGGATTAAAAATGCAATAATCAAGACTGATGATAAGGAATCATACTGCTATGGTATGGAATTGATTTTGTCTACATTAATAAATGTTGCTTTTATGGTTATATTATCATATTACGTTATAGGATATCCTATAGCATTTATTCCGTACATAGCAGTGTATACTCCGTTGAGGTTGACAGCTGGAGGATATCATGCACGTAGTCATCTTAAATGTATCTTGTATACGCAGATTACCTTTATTGTATTTGTGATGTCTGCATTGGCATTGGCAAAAAAAAATATATGGTGTTTGATAGTGCTATATATGGTGGCAGTGTTAACTGTACTGAGATTGGCTCCGGTTGAAGCAGAAAATAAACCATTAACAGGAGAAGAAAAGCATAAGCAACAATTAAATACATGGGGATTTCAGACTATCATTTTAATTGTAATTGTTATAGCAGCAATTTTTGGAGTACTGAAAAATAAAATAGTGCTTTGTGTTATGGCTGCTAATATTTCGGTAGCGATTTCGTTGATTCTTGCAAAAATTATTGATTAA
- a CDS encoding efflux RND transporter periplasmic adaptor subunit: protein MINKKKKYIGRLTLATAITSILFSGCGAAQKELAQTDRAFYEKISYQTVTVQSGSLTPQTTISLSAQGYTRFSYGATNTELTLEKVNVAVGDHVKKGDILVAFKSGEIQKKIEDYSGQISQNKLLAEHYRAIMKIDDTQDYSSDIAQLDKDTEVAQLYLDEAKEKLSRYQITASEDGTITAMDNSLLAGVFEPGSNLITEISGNGNYEADRPEGYDFNVGDVYTATASDIEFELKVKEVDDKKLVFEPVSDMSAVSDAQIFSMEVTCPAIENAVYVQKDAVHEKDGRYFVYTLDENGYRQAVWISVADQVGDYRIITEGLKSGDEVVLQ, encoded by the coding sequence ATGATTAATAAAAAGAAAAAATATATAGGGCGTTTGACACTTGCCACTGCAATTACCTCTATTTTGTTTTCAGGATGTGGGGCGGCACAAAAGGAGCTTGCACAGACGGACAGAGCTTTCTACGAGAAAATATCATACCAGACAGTTACGGTACAGAGCGGTTCACTCACACCGCAGACTACCATCAGTCTGAGCGCGCAGGGCTATACCAGGTTTTCCTATGGTGCGACAAACACGGAGCTTACGCTTGAAAAGGTAAATGTGGCAGTGGGTGATCATGTGAAAAAGGGCGATATACTGGTGGCTTTTAAATCCGGGGAGATACAGAAAAAGATTGAGGACTACAGCGGGCAGATCAGTCAGAATAAGCTTCTGGCAGAGCACTACAGGGCTATTATGAAAATCGATGATACTCAGGATTATTCAAGCGATATAGCCCAGCTTGATAAGGATACAGAGGTTGCGCAGCTTTATCTTGATGAGGCTAAGGAAAAACTGTCGAGATATCAGATCACGGCATCAGAGGATGGTACGATCACAGCAATGGACAATTCACTTTTGGCGGGAGTTTTTGAACCGGGCAGCAATCTTATAACAGAAATCAGCGGAAACGGCAATTACGAAGCTGACAGACCGGAAGGTTATGACTTTAATGTAGGTGATGTATACACGGCAACAGCATCTGATATAGAGTTTGAACTTAAGGTAAAAGAGGTGGACGATAAAAAACTTGTTTTTGAACCGGTATCGGACATGTCGGCAGTATCGGATGCACAGATTTTTTCAATGGAAGTGACGTGCCCCGCTATAGAAAATGCTGTGTATGTGCAAAAGGACGCAGTACATGAGAAGGATGGCAGGTATTTTGTATACACACTGGATGAGAATGGATACAGACAGGCGGTATGGATAAGTGTCGCAGATCAGGTGGGAGACTACCGGATCATCACAGAAGGACTTAAAAGCGGGGATGAGGTGGTTTTGCAGTGA
- a CDS encoding helix-turn-helix domain-containing protein: MQDTEFIKHIGKIIRFYRLKNNLTQEQLSEYADCSCGFIGQIERGESKISLSVLSKIINTLKIDANELFWDTDTHTSESQQLDNQIALYAKQLSIDKKHIVLNLMDDLKNLN; the protein is encoded by the coding sequence ATGCAGGATACAGAATTCATAAAGCATATAGGAAAAATCATACGTTTCTACCGTTTGAAAAATAATCTAACACAAGAACAATTAAGTGAATATGCAGACTGCTCCTGCGGATTTATTGGTCAAATTGAACGTGGTGAAAGCAAAATTTCACTTTCTGTTTTATCAAAAATAATCAATACTCTCAAAATAGACGCAAATGAATTGTTTTGGGACACCGATACACATACTTCTGAAAGTCAGCAATTGGATAATCAGATAGCTCTCTATGCCAAACAATTATCAATCGACAAAAAACATATTGTTCTCAATCTGATGGATGATTTGAAAAACCTAAATTAA
- a CDS encoding cyclic lactone autoinducer peptide, producing MVKKGIVKFSKIVATFTMVLAVVSVNATCFFFSHQPDIPDSLKKRND from the coding sequence ATGGTTAAAAAAGGTATAGTAAAATTTTCAAAAATCGTTGCAACATTTACAATGGTACTTGCTGTTGTCTCTGTGAATGCAACATGTTTCTTTTTTTCACATCAGCCAGATATCCCAGACTCATTGAAAAAAAGAAATGATTAA
- a CDS encoding LytR/AlgR family response regulator transcription factor — MNIAICDDEQQDIDILYNYCKSCKLPYNISTFLSASDLLEAFKSQFYDLIFLDIEMDKPNGFEIGSILAGYSPRPVIVFTTNALQYAVRGYGIAFRFLCKPITITMFQSVVREALDEILPQKAAVTCGSTQKMISINDVIYFESLNRHIIFHFANTSTLEIKDSMENMISFFSYPSFVQIHRSYCINLNYVDSFTPLAVTMTDGCKIPLSRKKQTIFQERFNNLIRGTIK; from the coding sequence ATGAATATTGCTATTTGTGATGATGAACAACAAGATATTGATATACTTTACAATTACTGCAAATCATGCAAATTACCATACAATATTTCTACTTTCTTGTCTGCCTCTGACCTGCTTGAGGCTTTTAAATCCCAATTTTATGATTTAATTTTTCTTGATATAGAAATGGATAAGCCAAATGGTTTTGAAATTGGCTCTATTTTAGCAGGATATTCTCCTCGTCCCGTAATAGTTTTTACGACAAACGCACTGCAGTATGCAGTCCGAGGATATGGAATTGCTTTTCGATTTTTATGCAAACCGATAACGATTACAATGTTTCAAAGTGTTGTCAGGGAGGCTCTTGACGAGATTCTTCCGCAAAAGGCAGCGGTAACGTGTGGTTCAACTCAGAAAATGATTTCTATAAACGATGTCATATATTTTGAGAGTCTGAACCGGCACATTATTTTTCATTTTGCAAATACATCCACATTGGAGATAAAGGATTCAATGGAAAATATGATTTCATTTTTTTCATATCCTTCATTTGTACAGATTCACAGAAGTTATTGCATCAATTTGAATTATGTGGACAGCTTTACACCACTTGCTGTCACTATGACTGACGGCTGCAAAATTCCACTTTCGCGGAAAAAACAGACCATTTTCCAAGAGCGCTTTAACAATTTGATACGAGGTACCATCAAATGA
- a CDS encoding ATP-binding protein: MFSDVIGAFVLSRLGISINELLGISEGRLIYNTTSKIIHLFLLVIIILFTNARFDSKALLHAIPLMLCNLSSIFILFAQYTTFIDNGKYSTFVMTTICMLVINIVVCGYTEIVKKSYELQKNQLCMQEQLAKQELYYQDIIARQDESRALWHDIKKYMLAMENLVSTKTRPEAESQLSALKKKFSSLDQMIDTGNSIVDGILNYGSNKAGSLGISINFNLWLDTDLNISPVDLYIIIGNTMDNAIEACDAFQAGHKPSISCTLRQKNHVLLYEISNPIPPVSVKKAGDIHGYGLENVKECVNRNSGFISVKTENDIFCVSITLNV, from the coding sequence ATGTTTTCCGATGTTATTGGTGCGTTTGTACTTTCCAGACTTGGAATTTCAATAAATGAACTTTTAGGAATAAGTGAAGGACGGCTTATCTACAATACCACAAGCAAGATTATTCATCTGTTTTTGCTGGTCATAATTATTTTATTTACCAATGCCCGATTTGATTCAAAGGCTCTACTGCATGCCATACCACTCATGCTCTGCAATCTGTCAAGCATATTTATTCTGTTTGCCCAGTACACTACCTTTATTGACAATGGTAAATACTCCACCTTTGTGATGACCACCATATGTATGCTTGTTATCAATATAGTGGTTTGTGGATATACGGAAATAGTAAAGAAATCTTATGAATTACAGAAAAATCAGCTCTGTATGCAGGAGCAGCTTGCCAAACAGGAGCTTTACTATCAGGATATCATTGCTCGTCAGGACGAATCCCGCGCACTTTGGCATGATATAAAAAAATACATGCTGGCAATGGAAAATCTGGTTTCTACGAAAACACGACCTGAAGCCGAAAGCCAGCTCTCTGCCCTAAAGAAAAAGTTTTCAAGCCTTGACCAAATGATTGATACCGGTAATTCCATTGTTGACGGCATCCTAAACTATGGCTCTAATAAAGCAGGCAGTCTGGGAATCTCCATAAACTTTAATCTATGGCTGGACACTGACCTTAACATTTCGCCTGTTGACCTATACATAATCATTGGAAACACTATGGATAACGCAATAGAAGCCTGCGATGCTTTTCAGGCAGGTCACAAACCATCCATCTCATGTACGCTGCGCCAGAAAAATCATGTGCTGCTTTATGAAATATCCAATCCTATTCCACCGGTTTCGGTAAAAAAAGCCGGAGATATCCACGGATATGGGCTTGAAAATGTCAAAGAATGTGTAAATAGAAATAGTGGTTTTATCTCTGTTAAAACCGAAAATGATATATTTTGTGTCTCTATAACACTAAACGTTTAA
- a CDS encoding ABC transporter ATP-binding protein: MENAIIAQNIKRYFKAGEGTTVHALDGVSMEIKKGTLAILKGRSGSGKTTLLNILSALDMPTEGSVQFLDKNLEQMTEKDREMLRRYEMGFVFQSIALIPTMTAYENVEFALRLAKNKRQIQKNLTDMDNDIGDAKNDVINENTHDRVSELLERVGLSKRMDHMPDQLSGGEQQRVAIARAVVHRPKVVFADEPTGALDTASGFEVMRLFRELIDDEDITIVMTTHDPNLMELGDEVFELSDGIVI; this comes from the coding sequence ATGGAAAATGCGATAATTGCTCAAAATATAAAAAGATATTTCAAGGCGGGAGAGGGTACAACAGTCCACGCACTTGACGGAGTATCCATGGAGATAAAAAAAGGAACACTTGCCATCTTAAAAGGGCGTTCCGGCTCCGGAAAGACCACACTTCTTAATATCCTTAGTGCGCTTGATATGCCGACAGAGGGAAGTGTGCAGTTTCTGGATAAAAATCTCGAGCAGATGACCGAGAAAGACCGGGAAATGCTAAGGCGGTATGAGATGGGATTTGTATTCCAGTCTATAGCACTAATTCCCACGATGACGGCATATGAGAATGTGGAATTTGCCCTTAGACTTGCAAAAAATAAACGTCAGATACAAAAGAATTTGACTGATATGGATAATGACATTGGAGATGCAAAAAACGATGTGATAAATGAGAATACGCATGACAGAGTATCAGAGCTGCTGGAGCGTGTCGGACTCTCAAAGCGCATGGATCATATGCCGGATCAGTTATCGGGAGGTGAGCAGCAGAGAGTTGCGATAGCGCGCGCTGTGGTTCATCGCCCGAAGGTGGTCTTTGCGGATGAGCCGACAGGAGCACTCGATACCGCTTCTGGATTTGAAGTCATGCGATTGTTCCGTGAGTTGATAGACGATGAGGACATCACAATAGTTATGACCACGCATGATCCGAACCTGATGGAGCTGGGGGATGAAGTGTTTGAGCTTAGTGACGGCATAGTAATTTAA
- a CDS encoding ABC transporter ATP-binding protein, which translates to MINCDGLVKIYETDDKKVMALEGLDLTVETGEMLAVIGKSGSGKSTLLNMIGGLETPTAGVLTIDGKDISTYSEAEMVRYRRDKVGFVWQKSAKNLFPYLTVLQNVEAVMMFENSGNTDNLKHREIIKKRKDNNKSYALKLLNAVGLQEHKDKLPAQLSGGEQQRAAIAVALANKPDILLADEPTGAVDTRTADTIYELFHKLNKELGITIIIVTHDMALAGRVDRTVLISDGKVSTEKLKKHPAMEYTVLDKAHRIKLTDEMLEAAGIESNKVRVDVQDGRLVISRI; encoded by the coding sequence ATGATAAACTGCGATGGACTGGTAAAAATATATGAGACAGACGATAAAAAGGTGATGGCACTGGAGGGGCTTGACCTGACGGTGGAAACAGGGGAGATGCTTGCGGTAATAGGAAAATCCGGCAGCGGAAAATCCACCCTTTTAAATATGATAGGAGGACTGGAAACACCAACGGCTGGAGTGCTCACTATTGACGGAAAAGATATTTCCACATATTCAGAAGCTGAAATGGTGAGATACCGCAGGGACAAGGTGGGCTTTGTGTGGCAGAAAAGTGCCAAAAATCTGTTCCCATATCTGACTGTGCTGCAGAATGTCGAAGCCGTGATGATGTTTGAAAATTCAGGTAATACCGATAATTTAAAACACAGAGAAATTATAAAAAAACGCAAGGATAATAATAAAAGCTATGCCCTTAAACTGTTAAATGCAGTGGGATTACAGGAGCATAAGGATAAGCTTCCGGCTCAGCTATCGGGAGGAGAGCAGCAGCGCGCAGCGATAGCGGTGGCACTGGCAAATAAGCCGGACATACTGCTTGCGGATGAACCGACCGGAGCTGTGGATACAAGGACTGCTGATACAATCTATGAGCTGTTTCATAAGCTGAACAAAGAGCTTGGTATAACCATCATCATAGTCACACACGATATGGCACTTGCAGGCCGTGTAGACCGCACAGTGCTTATATCTGACGGAAAGGTAAGTACGGAGAAATTGAAGAAACACCCTGCAATGGAATATACGGTTTTGGACAAGGCGCACAGGATAAAACTCACTGATGAGATGCTTGAGGCAGCAGGGATAGAGTCTAATAAGGTTAGGGTTGATGTGCAGGATGGAAGGCTTGTGATATCGCGGATTTAA